One genomic segment of Tursiops truncatus isolate mTurTru1 chromosome 4, mTurTru1.mat.Y, whole genome shotgun sequence includes these proteins:
- the LOC101324540 gene encoding cytochrome P450 2J2-like: MGPAELSLQPWDPVSPQLAQAHGNVFTTWVGPTPVVVLSGFWVVKEALVSNSEQFSGRPLTPLFRDVFGERGVICSNGHTWRQQRRFCLATLRELGLGKLALELQLQGEAAELAEGFHQEQGRPFDPRVHIVTSTARVIGTLVFGCRFLLEDPFFQELIQAIDFGLAFVSTIWCRLYDRFPWAFHRLPGPHQEMFRYQKAVRGYICREISRHKLRTPEAPKEFISCYLAQITKATDDPVSTFNEENLIQVVVDLFLGGTDTTATTLCWALIYVVQHGAIRGKGAMDRELLPYTRTVREVQRLSRVVTTDAVRQCVTSTHVHGHPVPKAWQLSSAHRVFSELISAQHQGWVLGQLSSLSHTSSSLEGTIILSNLASVLYDPECWETPNNSTLATSWTRMETSWASVCLGDQLAWMELFLMFATLLRTFWFQLPEGSPGLRREYVFGGTRQPRPQKICAVPHLNCPNPGPGEEGA; this comes from the exons ATGGGGCCAGCTGAGCTTTCTCTGCAGCCCTGGGACCCTGTCTCTCCGCAGCTGGCCCAGGCTCACGGCAACGTGTTCACCACGTGGGTGGGCCCGACGCCCGTGGTGGTGCTGAGTGGCTTCTGGGTAGTGAAGGAAGCCCTGGTCTCCAACTCGGAGCAGTTCTCAGGCCGGCCCCTCACCCCGCTCTTCCGGGACGTGTTTGGAGAAAGAG GGGTCATCTGCAGCAATGGGCACACGTGGAGGCAGCAGAGACGCTTCTGCCTGGCAACGCTTCGGGAGCTAGGCCTAGGCAAGCTGGCACTGGAGCTGCAGTTGCAGGGAGAGGCGGCAGAGCTGGCAGAGGGCTTCCACCAGGAGCAGG GTAGACCCTTCGACCCTCGGGTACACATTGTCACGTCCACGGCCAGAGTCATTGGGACCCTCGTGTTTGGCTGCCGCTTCCTCTTGGAGGATCCCTTCTTCCAGGAACTGATTCAAGCCATCGACTTTGGCCTGGCCTTTGTCAGCACCATTTGGTGCAGG CTGTATGATCGGTTCCCCTGGGCCTTCCACCGCCTCCCAGGCCCCCACCAGGAGATGTTTAGGTACCAGAAGGCTGTGCGAGGCTATATCTGCCGGGAGATCAGCAGACACAAACTCAGGACACCTGAGGCCCCCAAGGAGTTCATCAGCTGCTACCTGGCCCAGATCACTAAG GCCACGGACGACCCTGTCTCTACATTCAATGAAGAAAACCTGATCCAGGTAGTGGTCGACCTGTTTCTGGGAGGCACCGACACCACGGCCACTaccctgtgctgggcactcaTCTACGTGGTCCAGCATGGAGCCATCCGGGGTAAGGGGGCCATG GACCGCGAGCTACTGCCCTACACCCGCACCGTCCGTGAGGTGCAGCGCCTCAGCCGCGTCGTGACCACAGATGCCGTGCGCCAGTGCGTGACCTCCACCCATGTGCACGGCCACCCCGTGCCCAAG GCTTG GCAACTCTCCTCTGCACACCGAGTGTTCTCTGAGCTCATATCAGCCCAGCATCAGGGCTGGGTTCTGGGCCAGCTGAGCTCCCTGAGCCATACCAGCTCCTCTCTGGAGGGCACCATCATCTTGTCCAACCTGGCCTCTGTGCTCTATGACCCTGAGTGTTGGGAGACCCCCAACAATTCAACCCTGGCCACTTCCTGGACAAGGATGGAAACTTCCTG GGCATCGGTGTGCCTAGGGGACCAGCTGGCTTGGATGGAGCTCTTCCTGATGTTTGCCACCCTCCTCAGGACCTTTTGGTTCCAACTGCCAGAGGGGAGCCCAGGGCTCAGGCGGGAGTACGTCTTTGGGGGCACTCGGCAGCCCCGGCCCCAGAAGATCTGTGCCGTGCCCCATCTGAACTGCCCCAACCCAGGTCCTGGAGAGGAGGGCGCGTAG